In Yersinia enterocolitica subsp. enterocolitica, one DNA window encodes the following:
- the pilM gene encoding type IV pilus biogenesis protein PilM — MYTQYWQVGLDIQMEAIRALAVVRRRYGWQLRYWWHQTLPYGAVREGILQQPDVVSDKLKLLRKQLPRHISLRIALPAQRILQQTIPAPDRRLREPEREGFIHAVASKLFPLNSQELALDYRAVSERELLITAARQSEVRQWQECLQQADLASHIIDITPCALRYMATAADLVGPYWLVHRLAHEWLWVSSSDMPFIFGVVAIETDDAPEGGSNMLNPLSILLTQLQTQYSALSDKTVKVYYSSIMDEPAPENTALWSPFAAFTQYQPPLPSSPAAFTLAGGLALRPVDD, encoded by the coding sequence ATGTACACACAATATTGGCAGGTTGGGCTAGATATTCAAATGGAGGCGATACGCGCCTTGGCGGTTGTCAGACGGCGCTATGGTTGGCAACTGCGGTACTGGTGGCATCAAACCTTACCTTATGGGGCTGTGCGGGAAGGTATTTTACAACAGCCAGATGTGGTTAGCGACAAACTCAAATTATTACGCAAACAATTACCGAGACATATTTCATTACGCATTGCATTACCAGCACAGCGCATTTTGCAGCAGACCATTCCCGCCCCGGATCGGCGGTTACGCGAACCCGAACGCGAGGGCTTCATTCATGCAGTGGCAAGCAAGCTTTTCCCGCTAAACAGCCAGGAATTGGCGCTGGATTATCGGGCGGTGTCTGAGCGTGAATTATTAATCACTGCTGCTCGCCAGTCAGAAGTTCGCCAATGGCAAGAATGCTTACAACAGGCTGATCTGGCATCACACATCATTGATATCACTCCCTGCGCTCTACGTTATATGGCGACGGCAGCCGATTTAGTGGGGCCTTATTGGTTAGTCCATCGGCTGGCACATGAGTGGCTGTGGGTTTCCTCCAGTGACATGCCGTTTATCTTCGGTGTGGTGGCTATCGAAACCGACGATGCACCGGAGGGCGGCTCTAATATGCTCAATCCGTTATCGATATTATTGACGCAACTTCAGACCCAATATTCTGCATTGAGTGATAAGACAGTCAAAGTGTATTACAGCAGTATCATGGATGAGCCCGCACCGGAAAATACTGCACTCTGGTCACCTTTTGCTGCATTTACTCAGTATCAACCTCCCTTGCCTTCATCACCGGCAGCATTCACCTTAGCCGGAGGGCTGGCATTACGCCCGGTAGATGACTGA
- the yrfG gene encoding GMP/IMP nucleotidase, translated as MPPELNWQEIDTVLLDMDGTLLDLEFDSHFWLKQVPETLSQRRGISLEQAHKIIHDEYLAVQHTLNWYCFDYWSERLDLDIYAMTTQAGTRVRLRQDTQPFLASLRERGLQTILLTNAHPHSLAVKIEHTALDQHLDLLLSTHTFGYPKEDQRLWQAVTRHTGLNPARTLFVDDSEKILDAARTFGIRYCLGIENPDSSCADKAFHSHPAINDYRKLLPALELRK; from the coding sequence ATGCCCCCTGAATTGAATTGGCAAGAAATTGATACCGTGCTGTTGGATATGGATGGCACTCTGCTCGATTTAGAGTTCGACAGCCATTTCTGGCTCAAGCAGGTACCGGAAACACTCAGCCAACGCCGGGGGATATCTCTGGAGCAGGCGCATAAAATTATCCATGATGAATATCTGGCAGTGCAGCATACTCTAAATTGGTATTGCTTCGATTATTGGAGCGAGCGGCTAGATTTGGATATCTACGCGATGACCACGCAAGCGGGCACTCGTGTGCGGTTGCGCCAGGATACCCAACCATTTTTAGCCAGTTTACGTGAGCGCGGCTTACAAACCATTTTACTCACCAATGCCCATCCGCACAGCCTGGCGGTAAAAATTGAGCACACTGCTCTCGACCAGCACCTTGATTTATTACTTTCTACCCATACATTTGGTTATCCAAAGGAAGATCAACGACTGTGGCAAGCTGTCACGCGGCATACCGGGCTGAATCCTGCCAGAACCTTATTTGTCGATGACAGTGAGAAGATTCTGGATGCTGCGCGCACCTTTGGTATCCGCTACTGTCTGGGAATAGAAAACCCTGATTCCAGCTGTGCTGATAAAGCATTTCACAGCCACCCTGCAATCAATGACTACCGTAAGCTATTGCCTGCATTAGAGTTACGCAAGTAA
- the hofQ gene encoding DNA uptake porin HofQ, giving the protein MRVSLFKITIIFKIKNWLWAACCMAREPLSTLLLCGVLLTTSFAIDANSGKPVSLEFQDAPASVVLQALADYQQLNLVIASDIGANLSLRLVDVPWDQALAIVLRMSHLKVEREGAVMLVFTEQDSEERQLRAEQKTAPESLSNLSIALQYANAEEVADSLNLAEGGVLSPLGSVVVDKRTNTLLIRDTPASLALLKNWLAEMDLPLQQVQLAAHIVTMSRENLQELGVRWGMGDTKPTASLRMSDFNVNLPLPNSAVSAGFNVARIGGRLLELELSALEQENQVDIIASPRLVTSHQQTASIKQGSDIPYTVSQGKKGATTIEFKEAVLGMEVTPKILRNGKITLNLKISQNMPGMAMKRGDSETLLIDKQEIQTQITVNDGETIVLGGIFQQKSSHGLNKVPILADIPWLGGLFKQDARQQSRRELVIFITPRLISA; this is encoded by the coding sequence ATGAGAGTTTCGTTATTTAAAATCACAATCATATTTAAAATCAAAAACTGGCTTTGGGCTGCATGTTGTATGGCGCGAGAGCCATTATCCACACTTCTGTTGTGCGGTGTTTTGCTCACCACTTCTTTTGCCATTGATGCCAACAGTGGCAAACCAGTTTCACTGGAGTTTCAAGATGCCCCCGCCTCCGTGGTATTACAAGCATTGGCTGATTATCAGCAATTAAACTTAGTCATTGCGTCGGATATTGGCGCAAATCTCAGCCTCCGGCTAGTGGATGTCCCTTGGGATCAAGCGCTTGCAATCGTTTTACGGATGAGTCACCTGAAAGTCGAGCGGGAAGGGGCGGTGATGTTGGTTTTCACCGAACAGGATAGTGAGGAAAGGCAATTGCGGGCGGAACAAAAAACCGCGCCGGAATCGCTGAGTAATTTGAGCATCGCCTTACAATATGCCAATGCCGAAGAAGTTGCCGACAGTTTGAATCTGGCGGAAGGGGGGGTATTGTCCCCGCTGGGCAGCGTAGTGGTAGATAAACGTACAAATACATTATTAATTCGCGATACTCCCGCATCATTAGCATTATTAAAAAATTGGCTGGCAGAGATGGATTTGCCCTTACAGCAAGTCCAGTTGGCCGCGCATATCGTGACCATGAGCCGCGAAAACTTGCAAGAACTTGGTGTCCGCTGGGGTATGGGGGATACCAAACCCACCGCCTCACTTCGCATGAGTGATTTTAATGTAAATTTGCCTCTACCAAATAGTGCCGTCAGCGCCGGTTTTAATGTTGCCCGCATTGGGGGGAGGCTACTGGAACTGGAGTTGAGCGCACTGGAACAGGAAAATCAGGTTGATATAATTGCCAGCCCTCGGTTGGTGACCTCTCATCAACAAACCGCCAGTATCAAGCAAGGTTCCGATATTCCATATACTGTCTCGCAGGGTAAAAAAGGGGCGACCACGATTGAGTTTAAAGAAGCGGTGCTAGGGATGGAGGTCACACCGAAAATACTGCGGAATGGTAAAATTACTTTAAACTTAAAAATCAGCCAAAATATGCCAGGAATGGCGATGAAACGTGGTGATAGTGAAACTTTATTAATAGATAAGCAGGAAATACAAACCCAAATTACGGTAAATGATGGCGAAACGATTGTGTTAGGCGGGATTTTCCAGCAAAAAAGCAGTCACGGGCTTAATAAAGTCCCGATATTGGCCGATATTCCTTGGTTGGGTGGGTTGTTTAAACAGGATGCCCGGCAACAAAGCCGTCGGGAGTTAGTTATTTTCATCACGCCAAGGTTAATCAGTGCTTGA
- a CDS encoding PilN domain-containing protein: protein MYQVNFSSWRTARQLSRYRFWRNIGLCQGILFAISLVVMQMQLHSRQISQQGSLRALLQQQSVLSQQHQQVQQLMARKQRAEQRIQMYRQMHQSAHRYSVLLQQLSQQIPDNCWLISLIPQSDKLVFEAVSQDYAAIHDFLARLGRQSLLANVRLQRIAQRDDGHFRFLAQADWPQEGVSDE, encoded by the coding sequence ATGTATCAAGTTAACTTTTCATCATGGCGTACAGCCCGTCAGCTATCTCGCTACCGATTTTGGCGCAACATAGGTTTGTGCCAAGGGATACTTTTTGCCATCTCTCTGGTGGTTATGCAGATGCAGTTACACTCACGACAAATCAGCCAACAAGGCAGTCTGAGGGCACTTTTGCAACAGCAGTCTGTATTGAGCCAGCAGCATCAACAGGTGCAACAACTCATGGCGCGAAAACAGCGTGCGGAGCAGCGAATACAGATGTATCGGCAAATGCATCAATCTGCCCATCGCTACTCGGTGTTACTGCAACAGCTATCCCAGCAAATTCCCGATAACTGCTGGTTGATCAGCCTGATACCGCAAAGCGATAAGCTGGTTTTCGAGGCAGTGAGCCAAGATTACGCCGCGATCCATGATTTTTTAGCGCGATTGGGCCGACAATCTCTACTGGCAAATGTGCGCCTACAGCGGATTGCTCAACGGGATGATGGGCATTTTCGGTTTCTGGCACAGGCGGATTGGCCTCAGGAGGGGGTGAGTGATGAATAA
- the mrcA gene encoding peptidoglycan glycosyltransferase/peptidoglycan DD-transpeptidase MrcA, with amino-acid sequence MKFVKYFLILAVCCILLGAASIFGLYKYIEPQLPDVATLKDVRLQTPMLVYSAEGELIAQYGEKRRIPLTLKQIPPEMVHAFIATEDSRFYEHHGVDPVGILRAASIAMVSGRASQGASTITQQLARNFFLSPERTLMRKIKEAFLAIRIEQLLTKDEILELYLNKIYLGYRAYGVGAAAQVYFGKEVNELTLSQMAMIAGLPKAPSTFNPLYSHDRAVARRNVVLSRMLDEKYITQAQYDQARSEELVANYHAPQIAFSAPYLSEMVRQEMIKRYGENAYTDGYQVYTTITKKLQLAAVDSLRANVLAYDMRHGYRGPSNVLWKVGESAWSREQIIDSLKTLPVYGPLLPAVITEANAEQATAMLADGSSVTLPMAGMRWARPYKSDNAQGPTPKKVTDVVQPGQQIWVRKVDDNWWLAQVPDVNSALVSIDPNNGAIKALVGGFDFNQSKFNRVTQALRQVGSNIKPFLYTAAMDKGLTLASILNDLPITRWDAGAGTDWRPKNSPPTYDGPIRLRQGLGQSKNVVMVRAMRAMGVDYAAEYLQRFGFPAQNIVHSESLALGSASFTPLQLVRGYAVLANGGYLVDPYFITKITDDTGNVLFETKPKIVCEECNLPVIYGDTQRSVVLSDDNTENVATSQTNNASNVPMPELEQVTPAQAKLNSDEQYAPHVISTPLAFLIRDALNSNIFGEPGWMGTGWRAGRDLKRKDIGGKTGTTNNSKDAWFSGYGPDTVTSVWIGFDDHRRDLGRSTASGAISDQISGAEGGAKTAQPAWNDFMKAALEGLPEKQVAPPPGIVSVVIDKQTGKLSTGGPGSRSEYFIEGTQPTEYSVHEAGTTLMDNGQTHELF; translated from the coding sequence GTGAAGTTCGTAAAGTATTTTTTGATCCTTGCGGTGTGTTGCATTTTACTGGGAGCAGCCTCGATATTTGGCCTGTACAAATATATTGAGCCTCAGCTACCCGACGTTGCCACATTGAAAGATGTCCGGCTGCAAACACCTATGTTGGTGTATAGCGCCGAAGGCGAATTGATCGCCCAATACGGTGAAAAGCGCCGTATCCCGTTGACATTAAAACAAATTCCACCAGAAATGGTGCATGCGTTTATTGCCACGGAAGATAGCCGATTCTATGAGCATCACGGTGTGGACCCGGTGGGTATCCTACGTGCGGCTTCTATTGCTATGGTGTCGGGGCGCGCCTCTCAAGGGGCCAGTACCATCACCCAGCAGTTAGCGCGAAACTTTTTCTTAAGCCCGGAACGAACCTTGATGCGTAAAATCAAGGAGGCTTTTCTGGCCATTCGCATTGAACAGCTACTGACCAAAGATGAAATTCTTGAGTTGTACCTGAACAAGATCTATCTGGGTTACCGCGCCTATGGTGTCGGGGCGGCGGCGCAGGTTTATTTCGGTAAAGAAGTCAATGAGTTGACTCTCAGCCAGATGGCGATGATTGCCGGTTTGCCAAAAGCGCCATCAACTTTCAACCCGCTTTACTCACATGACCGCGCTGTTGCACGTCGTAATGTGGTGTTGTCGCGCATGTTGGATGAAAAGTACATCACCCAAGCGCAGTACGATCAGGCTCGCAGTGAAGAGTTGGTTGCCAACTACCATGCGCCGCAAATTGCTTTCTCAGCACCTTATCTGTCCGAAATGGTGCGTCAGGAAATGATTAAGCGCTATGGCGAAAACGCCTATACCGACGGTTATCAGGTCTATACCACTATCACCAAAAAGCTTCAGCTCGCGGCGGTGGATTCCTTACGCGCCAATGTGTTGGCTTATGACATGCGCCACGGCTATCGTGGCCCATCCAATGTGTTATGGAAGGTGGGCGAAAGCGCATGGAGTCGTGAGCAAATTATTGATTCACTGAAAACACTGCCAGTCTATGGCCCACTGTTGCCTGCGGTTATCACTGAGGCAAATGCGGAACAGGCAACGGCCATGTTGGCTGATGGTAGCAGCGTGACATTACCGATGGCCGGTATGCGCTGGGCACGTCCGTATAAATCTGACAATGCTCAGGGACCGACACCTAAAAAGGTCACCGATGTTGTTCAGCCAGGTCAGCAGATTTGGGTCAGAAAAGTGGATGACAACTGGTGGCTCGCTCAAGTACCAGATGTCAACTCTGCCTTGGTTTCTATTGACCCGAATAATGGTGCGATTAAAGCGCTGGTAGGTGGTTTTGACTTTAACCAAAGTAAATTCAACCGTGTTACACAGGCATTGCGTCAGGTTGGTTCAAATATCAAACCTTTCCTGTACACCGCGGCGATGGACAAAGGCCTGACCTTGGCAAGCATTCTCAACGACTTGCCGATTACGCGTTGGGATGCCGGTGCGGGTACCGACTGGCGACCAAAAAATTCACCACCGACTTATGATGGCCCGATTCGTTTGCGTCAAGGTTTAGGTCAATCGAAAAACGTGGTGATGGTGCGAGCCATGCGCGCCATGGGTGTGGATTATGCGGCTGAATATCTGCAACGCTTTGGTTTCCCTGCACAAAACATCGTGCATTCAGAATCATTGGCGCTGGGTTCCGCTTCATTTACGCCATTGCAGCTAGTCCGAGGTTATGCGGTGTTGGCAAACGGTGGCTATTTGGTCGATCCGTATTTCATCACCAAAATCACCGATGATACCGGCAATGTGCTGTTTGAAACGAAACCGAAAATTGTTTGTGAAGAGTGTAACTTGCCAGTTATCTACGGCGATACGCAGCGCTCTGTAGTGCTATCCGACGATAACACCGAAAATGTGGCGACTTCACAAACCAATAATGCCAGCAATGTGCCAATGCCGGAGCTGGAACAAGTCACTCCAGCACAAGCTAAGCTCAATAGCGATGAGCAGTATGCACCGCATGTAATAAGCACACCGCTGGCGTTCCTGATTCGCGATGCATTGAACTCCAACATCTTCGGTGAACCGGGCTGGATGGGGACAGGCTGGCGTGCTGGGCGCGATTTAAAACGCAAAGATATCGGCGGTAAAACCGGTACCACCAACAACTCGAAAGATGCTTGGTTCTCCGGCTACGGCCCGGACACTGTGACATCAGTCTGGATTGGTTTTGACGATCATCGCCGTGACTTGGGTCGTAGTACTGCATCTGGCGCAATTTCTGACCAGATATCAGGCGCTGAAGGCGGGGCGAAAACGGCTCAACCGGCGTGGAATGACTTTATGAAAGCAGCCCTTGAAGGTTTGCCGGAAAAACAAGTCGCGCCACCACCGGGTATCGTCAGTGTAGTGATTGATAAGCAAACAGGTAAGCTATCCACAGGTGGGCCAGGTAGCCGCTCAGAATACTTTATCGAGGGGACACAGCCTACCGAATATTCGGTACATGAAGCGGGTACGACGCTGATGGATAACGGCCAGACTCACGAACTGTTCTGA
- a CDS encoding intracellular growth attenuator family protein — translation MSTIVLILALLLTSLITVGLLWWFRFRRPIPVTATLPFAKPTHRKLTPEERVNIENYLLNQQDKIGFKPQSTFDTRTLTNSALSPAKLILIPQSDNVYAVTRAITRYGVATDEPNKWRYYLDSIEVHLPASWEQYITQDNDVELIQTQTIPLVISLNGHTLKNHQSENTYQPILSSVAQNASIRKADSEHIELLNIRKETPEEYALHGTNGLKEAGAICLALLLLFFALTGPAVTLPWLIIVAATLTGWACWNMFRPLSEKDLREVHCLSGTPKRWGLFGESNQGQMNNISLGIVDLIYPAHWGPYFAHDLGKKTNIDIYLNRQVVRQGPFLSLHDEMKHFPLQRWGKNLTLMAGSLLVMALLLIYVPLGLPLKLSVAWLQGAQSQQVTSVEALEKMPLRIGDMLKAQGMGMCYVPPNTQNSHSFVFTPFDCSGIYWNNAAPLPQPESEIIEKAASLVATVNQQLHPQGSDANVNPQLATAIEKSGMILLDNFADIVLKTQALCGGDADCIRLKNALVNLGNAKNWSGLVKRAQSGTLKGMNVLLRPVSADTLENLVKTATSSFVYRETHLATEALNSPPPGGFLITSDEGKQLVNHPAPSVPLFDYSALEQWRELQRLSGLLLNTPFKAEGIITNITTDANGTRHIALHSEPDIVTLGRYLGTSLLLLVLIVCLVVNTTLFIRRVLKNRSRMDNIQRYYDNCFNQPLTPAPFLR, via the coding sequence ATGAGCACAATAGTCTTAATATTGGCCTTACTGTTGACCAGTCTGATCACAGTGGGTTTGTTGTGGTGGTTCCGATTCCGCCGACCTATCCCCGTAACTGCAACACTGCCGTTCGCGAAACCCACGCACCGAAAACTGACACCGGAAGAGCGGGTCAACATTGAAAACTATCTTCTAAATCAACAAGATAAAATTGGATTTAAACCCCAGTCAACGTTTGACACCCGAACCCTGACAAATAGTGCGCTTTCGCCCGCTAAACTGATTTTAATACCTCAAAGTGACAATGTTTATGCGGTAACCCGCGCGATTACCCGCTATGGTGTAGCAACTGACGAGCCGAACAAATGGCGCTATTATCTTGATTCTATTGAAGTTCACCTGCCGGCTTCATGGGAACAATATATTACTCAGGATAATGACGTCGAACTTATCCAAACCCAAACGATCCCTTTGGTTATTTCCCTCAACGGGCATACGCTGAAAAATCATCAGTCAGAGAACACTTACCAGCCTATTTTATCTTCCGTGGCGCAAAACGCGTCAATCCGCAAGGCGGATAGCGAACATATTGAGCTACTGAATATCCGCAAGGAAACCCCGGAAGAATATGCCCTGCATGGCACTAACGGCTTGAAAGAAGCTGGGGCCATTTGTTTGGCATTGCTGTTACTGTTCTTTGCACTGACTGGCCCTGCGGTAACGCTGCCCTGGCTTATTATTGTGGCGGCAACACTGACTGGCTGGGCATGCTGGAATATGTTCCGCCCACTATCTGAAAAAGATTTGCGGGAGGTTCATTGCTTAAGTGGCACACCAAAGCGCTGGGGCCTGTTCGGTGAGTCAAATCAGGGGCAGATGAATAATATCTCGCTCGGGATTGTCGATCTGATCTATCCGGCACATTGGGGGCCTTATTTTGCTCATGATTTGGGCAAAAAAACCAATATTGATATCTACCTAAATCGTCAGGTTGTACGTCAGGGGCCGTTTTTGTCCCTGCATGATGAAATGAAGCACTTTCCCCTACAACGCTGGGGGAAAAACCTGACATTAATGGCCGGCTCACTGTTGGTGATGGCGTTATTACTGATCTACGTGCCGCTGGGGCTGCCACTAAAATTGAGTGTCGCCTGGTTGCAAGGTGCGCAAAGCCAGCAGGTGACCAGCGTTGAAGCATTAGAAAAAATGCCGCTCCGTATTGGCGATATGCTGAAAGCACAGGGAATGGGGATGTGTTATGTCCCGCCGAACACTCAAAACTCGCACAGTTTTGTTTTCACACCTTTTGATTGCTCCGGCATCTATTGGAATAATGCAGCACCATTGCCGCAACCTGAATCTGAGATCATTGAAAAGGCGGCATCGCTGGTAGCTACCGTCAATCAACAGCTACACCCCCAAGGTTCGGATGCTAACGTTAACCCACAACTGGCAACCGCTATTGAAAAGTCCGGTATGATTTTACTGGATAACTTTGCAGATATCGTCTTAAAAACACAGGCATTATGTGGTGGTGATGCTGATTGTATTCGCCTGAAAAATGCTTTGGTGAATTTGGGGAATGCCAAGAATTGGTCAGGGCTGGTGAAACGAGCACAGTCAGGTACCTTAAAAGGCATGAATGTGCTGTTACGCCCGGTCAGCGCCGACACTCTGGAAAATCTGGTTAAAACGGCAACCTCATCATTTGTTTACCGTGAAACTCATCTGGCGACAGAAGCCTTGAACAGCCCGCCACCGGGTGGGTTCCTGATTACCAGCGATGAGGGGAAACAGTTAGTCAATCACCCTGCACCCTCGGTTCCTCTGTTCGATTACAGTGCGTTGGAGCAGTGGCGCGAATTACAGCGGCTCTCAGGGCTGCTACTCAATACTCCATTTAAGGCTGAAGGTATCATTACCAATATCACCACCGATGCCAATGGAACTCGCCACATTGCATTACACAGCGAACCGGATATCGTGACACTCGGTCGTTATTTGGGCACCAGCCTGCTGCTGCTGGTTCTGATTGTGTGTTTAGTGGTGAATACCACCTTATTTATTCGGCGCGTCCTGAAAAACCGTAGTCGCATGGATAATATTCAACGCTATTATGATAATTGCTTCAACCAACCCCTCACTCCAGCGCCTTTCCTACGTTAG
- the nudE gene encoding ADP compounds hydrolase NudE, with the protein MKHLQKPKIHKIETIARSRLFTVEAVNLEFSNGVQRVYERMRPANREAVMIVPIIGNDLLLIREYAVGIEEYELGFPKGLIDPGEGVLEAANRELMEEVGFGAERFDYLSKLTMAPSYFSSKMNIVVAQNLYPQSLEGDEPEPLPQVRWPIANMMALLDEPGFCEARNVSALFLAQAFLAKAGIA; encoded by the coding sequence ATGAAACACCTGCAAAAACCTAAAATACATAAAATAGAAACGATTGCCCGCTCCCGCTTGTTTACTGTTGAAGCGGTGAATTTGGAGTTCAGCAATGGCGTACAACGTGTTTATGAGCGCATGCGCCCAGCGAATCGCGAAGCCGTTATGATTGTGCCAATTATTGGTAATGACTTACTGCTGATCCGCGAATATGCCGTGGGTATCGAAGAATATGAGTTGGGCTTCCCTAAAGGGCTCATTGATCCCGGCGAAGGTGTATTAGAGGCCGCTAATCGTGAGTTGATGGAGGAAGTTGGCTTTGGCGCAGAGCGTTTTGATTACCTTAGCAAGCTGACGATGGCTCCCTCCTACTTCTCAAGCAAAATGAACATTGTTGTCGCGCAAAACCTCTATCCGCAAAGTCTGGAAGGTGATGAGCCAGAACCGCTGCCACAAGTGCGCTGGCCGATTGCGAATATGATGGCACTGCTTGATGAACCGGGTTTTTGCGAAGCCCGAAATGTCAGCGCACTGTTTTTGGCCCAGGCATTTCTGGCTAAAGCGGGTATCGCTTAA
- the hslR gene encoding ribosome-associated heat shock protein Hsp15, protein MKEKAVSDESVRLDKWLWAARFYKTRAIAREMVDGGKVHYNGQRGKPSKLVEINAEIRLRQGNDERTVRVLALHHQRRGASEAQALYEETEASIANREKVAQARKLNALTMPHPDRRPDKKERRNLIKFKQGEPE, encoded by the coding sequence ATGAAAGAGAAAGCAGTCTCGGACGAATCGGTTCGGCTAGATAAATGGCTTTGGGCCGCCCGGTTTTACAAAACCAGAGCAATAGCGCGGGAAATGGTGGATGGCGGCAAAGTCCATTACAACGGGCAGCGTGGTAAACCGAGTAAGCTGGTTGAAATCAATGCTGAAATTCGTTTGCGCCAAGGTAACGATGAGCGCACGGTACGGGTCTTGGCGCTACACCACCAGCGCAGAGGCGCAAGTGAAGCGCAGGCATTGTATGAAGAAACTGAGGCCAGCATTGCTAACCGCGAGAAAGTGGCACAAGCACGTAAGCTCAATGCTCTGACCATGCCACATCCGGATCGGCGACCGGATAAAAAAGAGCGTCGCAATCTAATCAAATTTAAACAAGGCGAGCCTGAGTAA
- the aroK gene encoding shikimate kinase AroK, with protein MAEKRNIFLVGPMGAGKSTIGRQLAQQLNMEFFDSDQEIERRTGADVGWVFDVEGEEGFRDREEKVINELTEKQGIVLATGGGSVKSRETRNRLSARGVVVYLETTIEKQLARTQRDKKRPLLQVDSPPREVLEALAKERNPLYEEIADVTIRTDDQSAKVVANQIINMLESN; from the coding sequence ATGGCAGAGAAACGCAATATCTTTCTGGTTGGGCCTATGGGTGCCGGCAAAAGCACTATTGGTCGTCAGTTAGCTCAGCAACTCAATATGGAGTTTTTCGACTCTGATCAAGAAATTGAGCGACGTACCGGAGCTGACGTGGGCTGGGTATTCGACGTGGAAGGCGAAGAAGGTTTCCGCGATCGTGAAGAAAAAGTTATTAATGAACTGACGGAAAAACAAGGCATTGTGCTGGCAACCGGTGGTGGCTCTGTTAAATCCAGAGAAACCCGTAACCGTTTGTCAGCCCGTGGCGTTGTGGTGTACTTGGAAACCACGATCGAAAAGCAGTTGGCCCGTACGCAGCGCGACAAAAAACGTCCGTTGTTGCAGGTTGATTCGCCTCCGCGTGAAGTGTTAGAAGCACTGGCAAAAGAACGTAATCCGTTGTACGAAGAAATTGCAGATGTCACCATCCGCACTGACGATCAAAGCGCGAAAGTTGTTGCTAACCAGATTATCAACATGCTGGAAAGTAACTGA
- a CDS encoding DNA utilization family protein, translating into MIGGLLVAVSQFPAAGAESLLAEVGRNPFERISTASCDDDRKTLVGWRLQGIVRGVDYHIGWVQRSEGQWQKVAIETRLLPYWQITHISERQVSLQHVNAERSCSGSSGSVVLSMR; encoded by the coding sequence GTGATCGGAGGGCTACTGGTCGCAGTATCACAGTTTCCGGCTGCGGGTGCAGAATCCCTATTGGCAGAGGTTGGGCGCAATCCTTTTGAGCGAATATCAACGGCATCTTGTGATGATGATCGGAAAACGCTTGTCGGATGGCGATTGCAGGGCATTGTCCGCGGTGTAGATTATCATATTGGCTGGGTACAACGTTCAGAAGGTCAGTGGCAAAAGGTGGCGATAGAAACGCGCTTATTGCCCTATTGGCAGATAACTCACATCAGTGAGCGGCAGGTTAGCCTCCAGCATGTCAATGCGGAGCGATCATGCTCAGGCTCATCGGGTTCTGTGGTGCTTTCAATGCGCTAA